From a region of the Ostrinia nubilalis chromosome 18, ilOstNubi1.1, whole genome shotgun sequence genome:
- the LOC135080617 gene encoding cyclin-dependent kinase 20: MDSTVANYSVVGRIGEGAHGLVFKARHLPTGREVALKKILIKNLEDGIPVNVMREIKALQLLRCKYIIKLYDMFPRGMSLVLVLEYMCSGLWEMLHHSQQELTLPRVKTYAQMLLKGTRYMHAHYVMHRDLKPANLLINHEGILKIADLGLARLYWPDGGRPYSHQVATRWYRAPELLYGARYYTEKVDLWAVGCIIAEMITKKPLFSGESDIEQLAIVLQHLGTPTEESWPGHKDLPDYHKITFPESSPTPWSELLPGVEPDAIHLIKSFILYDDNKRTSAKEALRHQWFQNRPHPASLEDMPKQNKYEK; this comes from the exons ATGGATAGCACAGTGGCAAATTATTCGGTGGTGGGCCGTATTGGGGAAGGGGCCCATGGACTGGTCTTCAAAGCCCGCCACCTGCCCACAGGGCGGGAAGTGGCGCTCAAGAAGATACTCATCAAAAACCTTGAAGACGGCATCCCTGTTAATGTTATGAGAGAAATAAAAGCGTTGCAGCTACTTCGTTGTAAATAT ATCATCAAGCTATACGACATGTTCCCCCGCGGAATGAGTCTGGTGCTGGTGCTAGAATACATGTGTTCAGGGTTATGGGAGATGCTGCACCACAGCCAGCAAGAGCTCACGCTGCCCAGAGTGAAGACCTACGCGCAAATGCTGCTGAAGGGAACGCGGTATATGCACGCTCACTACGTTATGCACAGG GATTTAAAACCGGCAAATCTGTTAATCAACCATGAAGGCATACTAAAGATTGCAGACTTGGGTCTGGCGCGTCTCTATTGGCCTGACGGTGGCAGACCCTATTCACACCAAGTAGCTACAAG GTGGTACCGTGCTCCAGAGTTGCTATACGGCGCAAGATATTACACAGAAAAAGTTGACCTCTGGGCTGTGGGATGCATTATAGCTGAAATGATTACTAAAAAACCTCTATTCTCA GGTGAATCTGACATAGAACAACTGGCAATAGTGCTTCAACACCTTGGGACGCCTACGGAAGAATCGTGGCCAGGTCATAAAGACCTGCCAGACTACCACAAGATCACCTTCCCAGAGTCCTCGCCAACACCCTGGTCTGAACTGCTACCTGGAGTCGAGCCTGATGCGATACATCTGATTAAATCCTTCATACTCTACGACGATAACAAGAGGACATCAGCTAAAGAG GCATTGAGGCACCAATGGTTTCAAAACAGGCCACACCCCGCGTCATTAGAGGACATGCCCAAGcaaaataagtatgaaaaataa